Proteins encoded together in one Telopea speciosissima isolate NSW1024214 ecotype Mountain lineage chromosome 4, Tspe_v1, whole genome shotgun sequence window:
- the LOC122657836 gene encoding serine/threonine-protein kinase WAG1-like, which translates to MDEDNIFPSDTDLDLSFTSCASNTSTDRTFTSSSARSSLTLSFKESRLSTSTSGSRPHRRSDPHWSAINAATNLSSDGALHLRHLKLIRHIGSGNLGRVFLCRVKDYDGANFALKVVDRDAITAKKLSHVQMEAQVLSTVDHPFLPTLYAHLEVSHYSCLLIDYCPGGDLHALLRKQPENRFGVNAVRFFAAEVLVALEYLHAMGVVYRDLKPENVLIREDGHIMLSDFDLCFKADVVPTIETTTTATSIRSTQFKMKKKKKKSRYCYSYRYSCFGGRRWKEQEEEVDVTREFVAEPTAAFSKSFLGTHEYLSPELLSGNGHGNGVDWWAFGIFVYELLYGRTPFKGDTKEATLRNIASARPFRFPECDVAGAGEEEARDLIQKLLVKDPRRRLGCAKGATDIKKHPFFHGIKWALIRTYRPPEEVVGLLGSRRKSMLVSSRVSATSSSSSSSKKRRWSWKGLGNLRLRRGEDRR; encoded by the coding sequence ATGGACGAAGATAACATATTCCCTTCAGATACCGATCTGGATTTGAGCTTCACGAGCTGTGCTTCCAACACCTCCACTGACCGTACCTTCACCTCTTCAAGTGCCCGTAGCAGTCTTACCCTAAGCTTCAAGGAGTCCCgcctctccacctccacctccggTTCACGTCCCCACCGGAGATCCGACCCTCATTGGTCGGCAATCAACGCCGCCACTAACCTCTCCTCCGACGGTGCTTTACACCTCCGTCACCTCAAGCTCATCCGACACATTGGCAGCGGCAACCTAGGTCGTGTCTTCCTCTGTCGTGTCAAGGACTATGATGGCGCCAACTTCGCTCTCAAGGTCGTCGACAGAGATGCCATTACAGCTAAGAAGCTCTCTCACGTCCAGATGGAAGCTCAGGTACTCTCCACCGTCGATCACCCTTTCCTTCCCACCCTCTATGCTCATCTAGAGGTCTCCCACTACTCGTGTCTGCTAATCGATTACTGTCCCGGTGGAGATCTCCACGCCCTCCTACGCAAACAACCGGAGAATCGTTTCGGGGTTAACGCCGTTAGGTTTTTTGCGGCGGAGGTTCTGGTGGCGTTGGAATATCTACACGCCATGGGAGTGGTTTACCGGGATCTGAAACCAGAGAACGTCTTGATAAGAGAAGATGGGCATATAATGCTGTCGGACTTTGACTTGTGTTTTAAAGCTGATGTGGTCCCCACCATCGAAACTACCACCACAGCTACATCAATTAGGTCAACCCAATttaagatgaagaagaagaagaagaagagccgtTACTGTTACAGTTACCGTTACAGCTGCTTTGGGGGGCGGCGTTGGAAGGAACAGGAGGAGGAAGTAGACGTAACGAGGGAGTTCGTGGCTGAGCCGACGGCGGCGTTCTCGAAGTCGTTCCTGGGGACTCACGAGTACCTATCGCCGGAGTTATTGAGCGGTAACGGACACGGTAACGGAGTTGATTGGTGGGCGTTTGGGATCTTCGTGTACGAGCTGTTATACGGGCGGACGCCGTTTAAGGGAGACACTAAGGAGGCTACCCTGCGCAATATAGCTTCGGCCAGGCCATTTAGATTCCCGGAGTGTGACGTAGCAGGGGCTGGAGAAGAGGAGGCGAGAGATCTGATACAGAAGTTGCTGGTGAAAGATCCGAGGAGGAGGCTAGGCTGCGCCAAGGGTGCAACGGATATCAAGAAGCACCCTTTCTTCCATGGGATTAAATGGGCCTTGATACGTACGTATAGACCACCAGAGGAGGTCGTTGGTCTGCTGGGTTCGAGGAGGAAATCGATGCTGGTGAGTAGTAGGGTTTCTGCAACTTCTTCATCTTCGTCGTCGTCAAAGAAAAGGCGTTGGTCTTGGAAAGGCTTGGGTAATCTTCGACTTCGAAGAGGAGAGGATCGAAGGTGA